A genomic segment from Nodularia sphaerocarpa UHCC 0038 encodes:
- a CDS encoding photosystem I assembly protein Ycf4, with amino-acid sequence MTASTTINKGDSPNGDRKPSSILHQDVLGSRRFSNYWWATIVTLGATGFFLAGISSYTKVNFLLVTDATQLIFVPQGLVMGLYGTAGLLLATYLWLVVFWDVGGGYNDFNQETGRIKIFRWGFPGKNRRIEIDSYTQDVQSIRIDIKEGLNPRRALYLRVKGRRDIPLTRVGQPLSLAELETTGAELARFLGVPLEGL; translated from the coding sequence ATGACGGCATCAACAACAATCAACAAAGGTGATTCGCCCAATGGCGATCGCAAACCCTCAAGTATCCTGCACCAAGATGTTCTGGGTTCTCGTCGGTTTAGTAACTACTGGTGGGCTACTATCGTCACATTAGGAGCCACAGGCTTCTTTTTAGCTGGGATATCTAGCTACACGAAAGTAAATTTCCTCCTAGTGACCGATGCAACTCAACTGATATTCGTACCCCAAGGGCTAGTTATGGGGCTATACGGCACTGCGGGCTTACTTTTAGCCACATATCTATGGCTAGTTGTTTTCTGGGATGTAGGAGGCGGCTACAACGACTTCAATCAGGAAACCGGGCGCATAAAGATTTTTCGTTGGGGATTTCCCGGCAAAAACCGTCGCATTGAAATCGACAGCTATACTCAAGACGTGCAGTCTATACGAATAGACATCAAAGAAGGTCTCAATCCCCGTCGCGCTCTCTACCTACGCGTTAAGGGTCGCCGAGATATACCCCTCACAAGGGTAGGTCAACCCTTATCTTTAGCAGAGTTAGAAACTACAGGCGCAGAATTAGCGCGCTTTTTGGGAGTACCCCTGGAAGGATTGTAA
- a CDS encoding peptidylprolyl isomerase, with protein sequence MRLKISQFLVVFLIIGALTLGGCSGQDITSDPTSPNATAGDTNTTTTTGATSVSETINESVPGMKDLPRLEGKATVVMTINGSPVTIEVDGTNAPVTAGNFVDLVQKGVYDGLAFHRVVRDPQPFVAQGGDPQSKDPAFPANRLGTGGYLDPKTKSERRIPLEIKPRGEESPIYGKTLESARVTKPPELQHKLGAVAMARSQMPDSASSQFYFALADLAFLDGSYAVFGNVTEGFDVVNKIQQGDRIESAKVTQGAENLKTPE encoded by the coding sequence ATGCGGTTAAAAATTTCACAATTTCTGGTTGTATTTTTGATAATCGGTGCTTTGACCTTGGGAGGATGTTCAGGACAGGATATTACTTCTGATCCCACTTCTCCCAACGCCACAGCAGGAGATACAAATACTACGACAACTACTGGTGCAACATCTGTATCTGAAACTATAAATGAGAGTGTTCCTGGAATGAAAGATTTACCACGGCTCGAAGGTAAGGCTACTGTCGTGATGACAATTAACGGTTCGCCGGTGACTATTGAGGTAGACGGCACCAATGCCCCAGTTACAGCTGGTAACTTCGTCGATTTAGTCCAAAAAGGTGTGTACGATGGTTTAGCTTTCCATCGAGTTGTGCGCGATCCTCAGCCTTTTGTGGCTCAAGGGGGCGATCCTCAAAGCAAAGACCCAGCTTTTCCAGCCAATAGACTGGGAACTGGTGGTTATCTTGACCCAAAAACTAAGAGTGAGCGCCGGATACCTTTAGAAATTAAGCCACGAGGCGAAGAAAGCCCCATTTATGGCAAAACTTTAGAATCGGCTCGTGTAACTAAGCCACCTGAGTTACAACATAAACTGGGTGCGGTAGCTATGGCGCGATCGCAAATGCCTGATTCAGCTTCTTCACAGTTTTACTTTGCTTTAGCAGATTTAGCTTTCCTCGATGGTAGCTACGCTGTGTTCGGTAATGTGACCGAAGGCTTTGATGTAGTTAACAAAATTCAGCAAGGCGATCGCATTGAATCGGCTAAAGTTACTCAAGGCGCAGAAAATCTCAAAACACCTGAGTAA
- a CDS encoding beta-ketoacyl-ACP synthase: protein MVFITGIGLVSALGTSLEDSWKKLIAGKSGIQWYQPFSELEAYPLGLIGKQPTELKSLTQMVVAAALTDAELVPPLPDCAVVIGSSRSHQGAWESLARQMYGNHRPENALNTGDLVLENWLDFLPHTNAIASARQIGATGIVLAPMAACATGIWAIAQAALLIETGQCQRAIAGAVEAPITPLTLSGFQQMGALAKTGAYPFDLHREGLVLGEGAAVFVLESAELAQQRQAKIYGKILGFGLTADAYHGNVPEPNGKSAIAAIQQCLKRSSLTPADIDYIHAHGTATLLNDRVESKIIHNIFPQKVAISSTKGATGHTLGASGALGVAFSLLAMQQNILPPCVGLHTPEFDLNLVMAARETEVQRVLCFSFGFGGQNAAISLSNFEKED, encoded by the coding sequence ATGGTTTTTATTACTGGTATTGGTTTAGTCTCAGCTTTAGGCACAAGTTTAGAAGATAGCTGGAAAAAGTTAATCGCAGGTAAGTCTGGTATTCAGTGGTATCAACCATTTTCAGAACTGGAAGCATATCCTCTGGGGTTGATTGGTAAACAACCTACTGAATTAAAAAGTTTAACTCAGATGGTTGTCGCTGCTGCATTAACAGACGCGGAATTAGTTCCACCTTTACCTGATTGTGCGGTGGTCATTGGCTCAAGTCGCAGTCATCAGGGTGCTTGGGAATCACTGGCGCGGCAAATGTATGGGAATCATCGCCCCGAAAATGCTTTAAATACTGGGGATCTAGTCTTAGAGAATTGGTTAGATTTTTTACCTCATACCAATGCGATCGCCTCTGCTCGACAAATTGGTGCAACTGGTATAGTTTTAGCACCGATGGCTGCGTGTGCTACTGGTATTTGGGCGATCGCTCAAGCCGCTTTATTAATCGAAACGGGGCAATGTCAAAGAGCGATCGCCGGTGCTGTAGAAGCCCCAATTACACCCCTCACATTGTCAGGCTTTCAACAAATGGGCGCTTTGGCAAAAACAGGGGCTTATCCCTTTGATTTGCACCGGGAAGGCTTAGTATTAGGTGAAGGTGCGGCGGTGTTTGTTTTGGAATCCGCAGAATTAGCACAGCAGCGCCAAGCTAAAATTTATGGTAAGATTCTTGGCTTTGGCTTGACAGCAGACGCATATCATGGTAATGTACCAGAACCAAATGGGAAAAGTGCGATCGCAGCGATTCAGCAATGTTTAAAACGCAGTTCCCTCACCCCAGCCGATATTGATTACATTCACGCTCATGGTACAGCCACTCTCCTAAATGACAGAGTAGAGAGTAAAATTATACATAATATATTTCCCCAAAAAGTAGCAATAAGTTCGACCAAAGGCGCTACAGGGCATACATTAGGAGCATCGGGAGCTTTAGGTGTAGCATTTTCGCTTTTAGCCATGCAGCAAAATATATTACCACCTTGCGTAGGATTGCACACACCGGAATTTGACTTAAATCTGGTAATGGCGGCGCGTGAAACTGAAGTGCAGAGAGTGTTATGTTTCAGCTTTGGCTTTGGTGGTCAAAATGCTGCGATTTCATTGAGTAATTTTGAGAAAGAAGATTAA
- a CDS encoding bifunctional serine/threonine-protein kinase/formylglycine-generating enzyme family protein — translation MPTTGTILRNHYKIINLLGSGGFGDTYLAEDIDLPNHPKCVVKHLKANSKPAVLEIVRRLFDSEAKVLYSLGNDSDQIPRLFAHFEEEGEFYLVQEFVDGEDLTKEIIPGKRLSEKEVTKLLQEILEVLAVVHKKNIIHRDIKPANLMRRRQDRKIVLIDFGAVKEINTIMVNSQGQTSVSVAIGTHGYMPSEQAAGQPKLCSDVYAVGMLGISALTGIEPHELPKDPTDGEVIWRNWANVSEKLALVLDKMVTYHFRDRYFSAELALQALQPSQIALNWTRRRVIQTVGFGGTGLGLAILVPRLFSGTTLQTFSFETMTVNAQGSITDRRNSQAKYFEENLGNGVSLEMVQIPGGTFTMGSPPGEKERDDDESPQREVRVPSFFMGKYPVTQSQYQAIMGRNPARFQGQKRPVEQVSWDDAVKFCKKLGQRTGKSYRLPSEAEWEYACRAGTTTPFYFGETITIDLVNYNGKFPYGSAPKGEYRQQTKEVGKFPPNSFGLYDMHGNILEWCKDTYKDNYQGAATDGTAYDSRNDNHFRVLRGGSWLFYAWDCRSAHRNAYARAHRDYDVGFRVVAVA, via the coding sequence ATGCCTACGACTGGTACAATCCTCCGTAATCACTATAAAATCATTAACCTACTGGGAAGTGGCGGATTTGGCGACACCTATTTAGCAGAAGATATAGACTTACCCAACCATCCCAAGTGTGTAGTCAAACACCTCAAGGCCAACTCCAAACCCGCAGTATTAGAAATTGTTAGAAGATTATTTGATAGCGAAGCGAAGGTGTTATACAGCTTAGGCAATGATAGCGACCAGATACCGCGACTATTTGCCCACTTTGAAGAAGAAGGTGAATTTTATTTAGTTCAAGAATTTGTCGATGGGGAAGACTTAACCAAAGAAATCATTCCTGGTAAACGGTTGAGTGAAAAGGAAGTCACCAAACTATTACAGGAAATTCTGGAAGTATTAGCAGTAGTTCACAAAAAAAATATCATCCACCGCGACATCAAACCCGCAAACTTAATGCGTCGTCGTCAAGATAGGAAGATAGTCCTAATTGACTTTGGTGCAGTTAAAGAAATTAACACCATCATGGTAAATAGCCAAGGTCAAACCAGTGTTAGCGTTGCTATTGGGACTCATGGCTATATGCCAAGTGAACAAGCAGCCGGACAACCGAAATTATGCAGTGATGTTTATGCTGTGGGGATGTTAGGAATTTCTGCTTTAACGGGAATAGAACCCCACGAACTACCAAAAGACCCCACTGATGGCGAAGTGATTTGGCGCAATTGGGCAAATGTCAGTGAGAAACTGGCTCTGGTGTTAGATAAGATGGTGACTTATCACTTTCGGGATAGATATTTTTCAGCAGAGCTAGCGTTGCAAGCCCTCCAGCCGTCACAGATAGCACTTAACTGGACACGGCGAAGAGTGATTCAAACTGTTGGGTTTGGTGGTACTGGGTTGGGTTTGGCAATTTTAGTACCGCGTCTTTTTAGTGGAACTACCTTACAAACCTTTTCATTTGAAACTATGACTGTGAATGCACAGGGAAGCATTACCGACCGCCGTAACTCGCAAGCAAAATACTTTGAAGAAAATTTAGGTAATGGTGTCTCTTTGGAAATGGTGCAGATACCAGGGGGAACTTTTACAATGGGTTCACCACCAGGAGAAAAAGAACGAGATGATGATGAAAGTCCCCAGCGTGAGGTAAGGGTTCCTAGTTTCTTCATGGGTAAATATCCAGTTACTCAGTCACAGTATCAAGCAATTATGGGGAGAAATCCTGCTCGTTTCCAAGGTCAGAAAAGACCTGTAGAACAAGTGAGTTGGGATGATGCGGTAAAATTTTGTAAAAAATTGGGTCAAAGGACAGGAAAAAGCTACAGGCTACCCAGTGAGGCTGAATGGGAATATGCTTGTCGTGCGGGAACAACGACACCGTTTTATTTTGGGGAAACGATTACCATCGATTTAGTTAATTACAACGGAAAATTTCCCTACGGCTCCGCCCCAAAAGGTGAATATCGTCAGCAAACAAAAGAGGTAGGAAAATTTCCACCAAACTCTTTCGGTTTATACGATATGCATGGTAATATATTGGAATGGTGTAAAGATACATATAAAGATAATTACCAAGGAGCAGCTACAGACGGTACTGCATACGACAGTCGTAATGATAATCATTTTCGTGTGCTGCGTGGCGGTAGTTGGCTCTTCTACGCTTGGGATTGCCGTTCTGCCCATCGCAATGCATACGCGCGCGCGCATCGTGACTACGATGTTGGTTTTCGCGTGGTGGCTGTGGCGTGA
- a CDS encoding folate/biopterin family MFS transporter, with protein sequence MLIDLPGLTKVKDLVKEKIFFGHEPSAELIAILTVYFVQGILGLARLAVSFFLKDELLLSPAQVSALFGIVALPWIIKPVFGFISDGLPIFGYRRRPYLILSGLLGAISWVCLATIVHSSWAATLAIALGSLSVAVSDVIADSLVVERARAESQASAGSLQSLCWGASALGGLLTAYFSGMLLEHFTTRTVFWITASFPLIVSAVAWLIAETPIRKNSPENHSNNPPSTKHQLKQLRQAVTQKAIWLPTAFVFVWLATPTADAAFFFFSTNELHFQPEFLGRVRLVTSGASLIGIWIFQRFLKSVSFRKIFAWSTVLSSVLGMTMLLLVTHTNRTLGIDDHWFSLGDSLILTVMGQIAYMPVLVLAARLCPPGVEATLFAVLMSVSNLANMVSYEFGAIIMHWLGITETNFELLWLLVIITNLSTLLPLPFIRWLPANDPQADLPTLQPAAVTNGEEALLSNLIP encoded by the coding sequence ATGCTGATTGACCTCCCTGGCTTGACCAAAGTCAAAGACTTAGTAAAAGAAAAAATTTTCTTCGGTCATGAACCCAGCGCCGAGTTAATTGCTATTCTTACCGTTTACTTTGTCCAAGGAATTTTAGGGTTGGCGCGTCTAGCTGTCAGCTTTTTTCTCAAAGATGAACTGCTACTGAGTCCGGCGCAAGTGTCCGCACTATTCGGAATAGTCGCCTTACCTTGGATAATCAAACCAGTGTTTGGCTTTATTTCCGATGGCTTACCTATATTTGGCTACCGTCGCCGTCCCTATTTAATCCTCTCTGGGTTATTAGGAGCGATTTCTTGGGTATGTTTAGCCACCATAGTTCATAGTAGCTGGGCAGCGACATTGGCGATCGCCCTTGGTTCTCTCTCAGTCGCAGTCAGTGATGTCATAGCAGACTCATTAGTTGTGGAAAGAGCCAGAGCCGAATCACAAGCATCTGCTGGTTCACTACAATCCTTATGTTGGGGTGCTTCCGCATTAGGAGGTTTACTCACCGCTTACTTTAGCGGAATGCTGCTAGAACATTTCACCACCCGCACCGTATTTTGGATTACCGCCTCATTTCCCCTCATCGTTTCCGCAGTAGCTTGGTTAATCGCCGAAACCCCAATTAGAAAAAATAGCCCAGAAAATCACAGCAATAATCCTCCCAGCACCAAGCATCAACTCAAACAACTCCGCCAAGCAGTCACCCAAAAAGCCATTTGGCTACCCACAGCCTTTGTATTTGTCTGGTTAGCCACCCCCACAGCTGACGCAGCCTTTTTCTTCTTCAGCACCAACGAACTACATTTTCAACCAGAATTTTTAGGACGAGTAAGACTGGTAACAAGTGGTGCTTCCTTAATTGGTATTTGGATTTTTCAACGCTTCCTCAAAAGTGTATCATTCCGCAAGATTTTTGCTTGGAGTACAGTGCTTTCCTCAGTCTTGGGAATGACAATGCTGCTGCTGGTGACTCACACCAACCGAACACTAGGTATAGATGACCACTGGTTTAGTTTAGGAGATAGCCTCATCCTCACAGTTATGGGACAAATCGCCTATATGCCAGTATTAGTATTAGCAGCGAGATTATGTCCCCCAGGAGTAGAAGCCACATTATTTGCTGTCCTCATGTCAGTTTCCAACTTAGCAAATATGGTTTCCTACGAATTTGGAGCCATCATCATGCACTGGCTAGGTATCACCGAAACGAACTTTGAACTACTGTGGTTATTAGTAATTATCACAAACCTCAGCACACTATTACCATTACCCTTCATTCGTTGGCTACCTGCTAACGACCCGCAAGCCGATTTACCAACATTACAACCAGCTGCGGTAACAAATGGAGAGGAAGCATTATTATCTAATTTAATACCTTAG
- a CDS encoding carotenoid oxygenase family protein, which yields MQTLKTEENLSPKKSYTREDWQGGYKSLTQEYDYWIDDVEGQIPPELQGTLFRNGPGLLDINGQSIHHPFDGDGMISRISFANGRAHFRNRFVRTEGYLAEQKAAKILYRGVFGTQKPGGWLANIFDFKIKNIANTNVIYWGGKLLALWEAAEPHQIDPQTLETLGKEYFDGVLSTGEAFSAHPRFDPSCHQDGGAPCLVNFSIKPGLSTTITIFELNPDGKVVRQQAHSVPGFCFIHDFVITPNYCIFFQNPVTFNPIPLALGIRAAGECIKFQPNQPTQIIVIPRHTQTEIKILETQSGFVFHHANAFEVDDEIVIDSICYETLPEVEPESDFRQVNFEAISPGQLWRFHVNLDNGKVCQKMIESRCCEFPSINSELVGRDYQYLYIAAAHRETGNAPLQALLKIDLKSGERQLWSAAPRGFIGEPIFVPRPDAQKEDDGWVLALVYYATNYRSDLVILDANDFNKGTIARLHLKHHIPYGLHGNFTTEI from the coding sequence ATGCAAACCTTAAAAACAGAAGAAAATTTAAGTCCCAAAAAATCCTATACTCGTGAAGATTGGCAAGGAGGATATAAATCCCTGACCCAAGAATATGATTATTGGATTGATGATGTAGAAGGACAAATTCCCCCAGAACTACAAGGGACATTATTTAGAAATGGTCCCGGTTTACTCGATATAAATGGACAATCGATTCATCACCCCTTCGATGGCGATGGTATGATTAGCCGCATCAGCTTTGCGAACGGTCGCGCCCATTTCCGTAACCGCTTTGTCCGCACAGAAGGCTATTTAGCAGAACAAAAAGCCGCAAAAATCCTTTATAGAGGAGTCTTTGGTACGCAAAAACCCGGCGGTTGGTTAGCGAATATTTTCGACTTCAAAATTAAAAATATTGCCAATACTAACGTTATCTATTGGGGTGGTAAACTTTTAGCACTCTGGGAAGCAGCAGAACCCCATCAAATTGACCCCCAGACATTAGAAACTTTAGGTAAAGAATATTTCGACGGTGTGCTGTCAACAGGTGAAGCTTTCAGCGCGCATCCCCGCTTTGACCCTAGTTGTCACCAAGACGGTGGCGCACCTTGTCTAGTAAACTTCTCTATCAAACCCGGACTATCAACCACAATTACGATATTTGAACTCAACCCAGATGGCAAAGTTGTCAGACAACAAGCTCATAGTGTTCCGGGTTTCTGTTTCATTCACGATTTTGTCATTACTCCCAATTACTGTATCTTCTTTCAAAATCCCGTCACCTTTAACCCCATACCTTTAGCCTTGGGAATACGTGCGGCTGGAGAATGTATCAAATTTCAGCCAAATCAACCCACTCAAATTATAGTAATTCCTCGTCACACTCAAACAGAGATAAAAATTCTCGAAACTCAGTCAGGCTTTGTGTTCCACCACGCAAATGCGTTTGAAGTTGATGATGAAATTGTGATCGACTCCATTTGTTACGAAACACTCCCAGAAGTAGAACCAGAAAGCGACTTTCGCCAAGTCAATTTTGAAGCAATATCACCTGGACAACTGTGGCGCTTCCATGTTAATCTTGATAATGGGAAAGTATGCCAAAAAATGATTGAAAGTCGCTGTTGTGAATTTCCCAGTATAAATTCTGAACTTGTCGGAAGAGATTACCAATATTTATATATAGCTGCCGCTCACCGAGAAACAGGTAACGCTCCCTTACAAGCATTACTAAAAATCGATTTAAAATCTGGGGAAAGACAACTGTGGAGCGCTGCGCCCCGTGGTTTCATCGGTGAGCCGATATTTGTCCCCCGCCCAGATGCACAAAAAGAAGATGATGGCTGGGTCTTGGCTTTAGTATATTATGCTACAAACTATCGCTCAGACTTAGTAATATTAGATGCCAATGATTTTAATAAAGGTACAATTGCCAGACTACATCTCAAACATCATATCCCCTATGGACTACATGGCAACTTCACCACCGAAATCTAA
- a CDS encoding Glu/Leu/Phe/Val family dehydrogenase has translation MVLTSPLPFEAATPAHICPFDQACSYLDAAGKELKLDQGVLAILSNPRKVVTVSIPVKLDNGEIHVLAGHRVQHSDILGPYKGGIRYHPAVTLREVSALAMLMTWKCALLGIPYGGAKGGIAINPKTYSVGELERISRRYISELIKDIGPSVDIPAPDMGTSAREMAWMMDTYSVNVGHAVPGVVTGKPLSIGGSLGREMATGRGVMIIVREALATQGKSLAGVRVVIQGFGNVGGAAAELLHEAGAKILAVSTGAGGIYSADGLDIPALKAYAAENRKSIAGFPQTTPISNADLLTLDCDVLIPAALENQITKENVHQIQAQIIAEAANGPVTLEANQFLEAHGVTVLPDILANAGGVVVSYLEWVQGLSYLFWDEERVNHEMEKLMVQAYQHVIQQSKIREIPLRLAAYTLGVGRVAQALADRGLYP, from the coding sequence ATGGTTTTAACATCTCCCTTACCGTTTGAAGCTGCTACTCCAGCACATATTTGCCCATTTGATCAAGCGTGTAGTTACTTAGATGCAGCAGGTAAAGAATTAAAGCTAGATCAAGGTGTCTTGGCAATTCTCAGTAATCCGCGCAAAGTAGTCACAGTTTCCATACCCGTGAAGCTAGATAACGGTGAAATCCATGTTCTTGCGGGACATCGGGTGCAGCACTCTGATATTTTAGGCCCCTACAAAGGTGGGATTCGTTACCATCCAGCCGTGACATTGCGGGAAGTTTCCGCCTTAGCCATGCTGATGACTTGGAAATGTGCGTTATTGGGTATACCTTATGGCGGTGCAAAGGGAGGTATAGCCATAAATCCCAAAACTTATAGTGTGGGCGAATTAGAAAGAATCAGTCGCCGCTATATCAGCGAATTAATTAAAGATATTGGTCCCTCTGTAGATATTCCCGCCCCAGATATGGGTACTTCCGCCCGTGAGATGGCTTGGATGATGGATACTTATTCTGTCAACGTTGGTCATGCTGTCCCAGGAGTTGTGACTGGTAAACCCCTCTCTATTGGTGGTTCCTTGGGAAGGGAAATGGCTACAGGCAGAGGTGTAATGATTATTGTCCGTGAAGCATTAGCCACCCAAGGTAAATCCCTCGCAGGAGTGCGAGTAGTGATTCAGGGCTTCGGTAATGTCGGAGGTGCAGCAGCAGAATTGTTACACGAAGCGGGAGCGAAGATTTTAGCTGTCTCAACGGGTGCGGGGGGTATTTATTCCGCAGATGGTCTTGATATTCCGGCATTAAAAGCCTACGCTGCGGAAAATCGTAAAAGTATTGCAGGTTTTCCGCAAACAACACCCATTAGCAATGCAGATTTATTAACTTTAGATTGCGATGTTTTAATTCCAGCAGCTTTGGAGAATCAAATTACCAAAGAAAATGTCCATCAGATACAAGCGCAAATTATTGCCGAAGCGGCTAATGGTCCAGTGACTTTGGAAGCGAACCAATTTCTAGAAGCGCATGGTGTAACTGTGCTACCAGATATTTTAGCCAATGCTGGGGGTGTCGTTGTCAGTTATTTAGAGTGGGTGCAGGGTCTTTCTTATCTGTTTTGGGATGAGGAACGTGTGAATCATGAAATGGAAAAGTTAATGGTGCAAGCCTATCAACACGTAATTCAGCAGTCAAAGATTAGGGAAATTCCTCTGCGTTTAGCAGCTTATACTTTGGGCGTGGGTAGAGTTGCACAGGCGCTTGCTGATAGAGGTCTTTATCCGTGA